AAATCGATTTCACCGCCAGCACTACGCCAACGACGCTGGAGGATATGCCATTGCTGTAATTGCAACCAATCCGCCACCAAATTTTCGCCCAATTCCCCCACGGTTGTCATATTCAGTTATCAGTTATCAGTGAACAATATTGATTTACTATCCTGTCTTCTGACTCCAAACTACTGATTACTGTTCACTGAATCACTGGATTACAAAAGTCCTTCTAGACGACGACGGATGCTGTCTAACTCCGCATCGGGAATCTCGGAAAACTCCTCTTTTTGCCAATCCAACTCCTCGGCATTGCTTTCGGGGGGAATTACCAACATACCCGCTTCAATCATTTCCGCTTGATAGCCGGCTCCGCGACAAAATTCTGCCACTTCCTCGGAATCAATTTTCTCTACCGTGGGAGTCGGAAAATCCTGTGCCTCTAACAGCAGCGCATAGCGGGTGGCATCATCTTCTGATTCAAACATCAACACCTTATTGATAGCTCCCATTTGAATCGTGTGGATACCTTCGTTTTCTGTGCCTGCGTTAAAAAGTAGTACAAATACACGCATAATTACTATTAGCGATCGATAAGCGGTGGTCGTCTATACTCATTTTACCCCCCTTCTCGATCGCTAATCCTCAGCAATTTTAGTTTCTCGTCAACCACTTTTGACCGTTAAGCCGTTGCAGGGTGTAAAACAACAGTAAATCAAGACTAACTTTCCTTTCATCGATCATAAATGATTCAAGGGTACTAGGTTGAGCGCCGCCCTCAGCTTGCGAAAAAGCCTTTTTACCATTGATGTCTTCTTCCCAAAAATAAATGCTAAATTGACGCATTCCATCGAGCCAATTGCCAGTTAACTGCCAACAGGGAGAGCTAGAAAAGCCCTGCACGGAAATTTTATCCTGTTTAAAGGACAGCTTTATATCAGTTATACCCAGCTTTTGCAAAGCTGCCGCCAGTGCCGGCTGAAAATGCTGCTCAATAAATTCAGCAAAGGGTTTTTCCTCGACGGTAGGCTCCTTGGGTTTTTTAGCAGCCGCAGGTTGAGCCGGTTTTGCTGCTGCTGGAGTTGCGGGGGTGGTGGTTTCTTCTGCCATAGGAATTAATCAGGAATGGGTAGGTAGCTACAATTATATTTTCTCGTGGGTTATCAGTTATCAGCTTTTTAGCCGTCAGACTTCGGCGTGAGCTTTTGTCGAACGCTTTTTTCTCCCCTCTCCCTTCTCCCCAACCCCAACCCCCAACCCCTAACCCCTAACACCCATCTCTCCAACCAATCCCTCACTGATAACTCAACCGAATCTAAACTCAGGCTGAGGAAGCCTCAACCAGTTGAAAACCAAGAGCTTGCGCCTTGTTCGAGAGATTGTTGATTAGCCGTTGACGATACTGTTGTTCGTAATAATCTGCCCCCAGATCTTGATCTAGTTATTTCAAATAAGAACGAGACACTAAGTAACACAATAAGTACGAATAATTTCATCAAGGGGTGTACCCAAAGGAGCATAGATTCTGGCTCTCTTTAATGCACTAAAATCATGTTCGATATCATTTAAATCAGGAGAATATTTTGGCAAAAACACTACCTGATGACCTGCTTCCTCTACCAGGCGTTCGGCGAGATCAGCCGAGCCGTTGTCTAATGACTGTCTTCCGATGAATTGGTGCCTTATCCATAATTAATACTGATGTTATGGGCGCGAGAGGGCAATAAATATAAAGATAACCACCCTTCAAAACCTTCGGCATTCAGGCTTCTCGTCAATACCATCGGTGCAATAAAGTCTTTTTTTCCCTTTCTTCTCCCAGCGACAAGGTTCTCTCTTTTTCCTCGTTTTCCTTGTCTATCTCCCCAGACTTTCTTCCATTTTTGTGCATCGGGCATAAAAACAGGCTTGAAATCCTTCAAACCCTGACTCATCAATAAATACAAGGCTTTCACTTCCATATATTTTAATCAATTTCCTCAGCAATCTGTAGTATTTTATTCTTTCTTCTCAGTTTCTTTCTCTATAACGAAGTTACTTCTTTTTTCTGGTGACTTTCATTTTCTTTAAGGCCTAGCAAATAGCCCTTGGTCTGACTCCAAACTTCTCGGCTCTGTCTCTTAATCTTGCATCGGGATTTTCTTGGACATCTTTTGACAGTGCTTTCCAGTCCAGCTTTCTCTGACGGTGTTTTACCTTTGTTGCTTCCAGTTTTTCGCTACGAACGCCATCTATATATTGTGGCTCTTCCTATATTAAATAGAGCGGCGGCTTTGGTTATGCTTCCTCCATTCTCTACATAATCAATTACTTTTTTTTCTCAAGTCTAGGCTATAGGACATTTTTCTGTATGGGTTGCTTGTTTCTCCTTATTTTACCCTATTTTTTACTTGTATCATACTTATTTGAAATGATTATAGCTTGTTTGATCTACCCGGAATCACCGCCGCAGAGAGCGCGGTGAGGATGTCAATACTCTACAAGATTGAGCGGGTATTTCCTCCCGACCGGGCCGGAGCGGGAATCAAAACTATAATTAGAATCATTAAACCCCAACCATAACCCCGCCTCGATAGCCGATAACCGATCGCTAAACATGGATCCATCTTTCGCCCTTACTCTGCAAATTGTCATCACTGTGGTGGCGGGGATTACAGCCCAAGTCATCGCCGAATACCTGAAAGTTCCCAGTATTGTTTTCCTGCTCATTTTTGGGATTGCTTTAGGGTCCGATGGTTGGGAAATTTTACAGCCCCAAAGTCTGGGAATTGGCTTAGAAGTCCTTGTTGCTCTCTCTGTGGCGATTATCCTATTTGAAGGCGGTTTAAGCTTAAGCGGACGAGAATTAGGGCGAGTTTCTGGCAGTTTACGCAATCTTGTCACCCTCGGTACTTCCATCACTCTCATCGGTGGCGGTATGGCAGCCCACTGGTTGGGGGAATTTCCCTGGCCGATCGCTTTTCTTTACGCTTCTTTAGTGGTAGTAACCGGTCCGACGGTGATCGGGCCTTTGCTGAAGCAAGTCGCCGTAGATCGACGGGTGGCGACGCTTCTGGAAGGGGAAGGGGTATTAATCGACCCTGTGGGCGCAATTTTAGCCGTAGTGGTGCTAAATACGATTATTGATAGTCATGCCCGCCCCATGGAAATTATCACCGGTTTAACCCTACGTTTAGGCATCGGGGCGGCGATCGGCATTGCTGGAGGCGGATTGTTAAGTTTTATTATAAAAACTTGCAATTTTTTGACTTTTGAGTTAAAGAATCTCGTGGTTTTAGCGGGAGTCTGGGGGTTATTTGGTTTATCGCAATTTAGTCGCAGTGAATCGGGGTTAATGGCGGTGGTAATGGCGGGAATTGTGCTAAAAGCGGCGGCAGTTCCCGATGAGCGGTTATTAAGACGTTTTAAGGGTCAATTAACGACTCTTTGCGTGTCGGTACTGTTTATTTTACTAGCGGCGGATCTTTCGATCGCCAGTGTGATCGCTTTGGGTTGGGGCAGCGTCCTGACGGTGTTAGTCTTGATGCTGGTGGTACGTCCCCTGAGTGTGGCTCTGTGTACCCTAAAAAGTGACCTAAATTGGCGACATAAGCTATTTATCGCTTGGGTTGCCCCTAGAGGAATCGTCTCTGCCTCCGTAGCTTCTTTATTTGCCATTTTACTCACCCGTGCCGGTATTAATGGCGGTGAAGCGATCAAAGCTTTAGTCTTTTTAACAATTTTAATGACCGTTTTTATTCAGGGATTAACGGCGCGGTGGGTGGCAAAAGGGCTAAAAATCACTTCTTCTGCGGCAACAGGGGCAGTAATCGTCGGTTGTAATCCCCTAGGTCGCTTAATCGGCTGTTTATTCCAAGAACAAGGAGAAAACGTGGTTTTAATCGATACGGATGCCAGGGCCTGTCAGCAAGCAAAAGAAGACGGTTTGACGGTGCTGCAGAGTAGCGCACTTGATACAAAAATACTGCAAGAAGCGGGCATCGAATCCATGGGGACTTTTCTGGTTTTGACTAATAATAGCGAGGTTAATCTGGTTTTAGCCCAAAGAGCCAGCGAGGAATTTCATCCTCCCCGGTTGTTGGCTGCCTTTGCGGGAACCCCTAACCCAGATAAAAATAAGGTTAATCAGGTTTTTCTCCCTAGTTTTTCGGTCAAGGAATGGAATCAGTATTTAGACGATAATCAGATTAAATTGGGTAAAACTATCTTTAAAGCCGATGATTTGAGCGAACAACAAACCAGATTGACTAAATTAATTGAAAATGGCGAACTGCTGCCCCTACTATTGCGTCGCGATAATTCCCTACAGGTAGTCACAGAAAGGGAAGAATGGCGCACAGGAGACGAATTAATCTATATTCTGCGCGATTTACGCCCACAACTGCTTAAACGTCTTTCCGGCACTGTCAGAACCCGTTTATCTTTAGAAATCTTACCCGAAGTGGAAATCGCCACCAGTAGATAAGTGATAGGACAAAATTAACTTCTTGGTGAGGATAGGCACTCTGGCAACTTAAACTTAGCCAAAAAAAACGGTACACTGATAACTGATAATTGACAACTGATCACTGCTTATGCCTCCCCGTTGGCCCCGTCAACCCGATCGCAAAAACGATCCCGCTTTCCGACGTTTAGATGATCGCATGAATTTCGCCG
This Microcystis wesenbergii NRERC-220 DNA region includes the following protein-coding sequences:
- a CDS encoding DUF3110 domain-containing protein, with amino-acid sequence MRVFVLLFNAGTENEGIHTIQMGAINKVLMFESEDDATRYALLLEAQDFPTPTVEKIDSEEVAEFCRGAGYQAEMIEAGMLVIPPESNAEELDWQKEEFSEIPDAELDSIRRRLEGLL
- a CDS encoding DUF2996 domain-containing protein, whose protein sequence is MAEETTTPATPAAAKPAQPAAAKKPKEPTVEEKPFAEFIEQHFQPALAAALQKLGITDIKLSFKQDKISVQGFSSSPCWQLTGNWLDGMRQFSIYFWEEDINGKKAFSQAEGGAQPSTLESFMIDERKVSLDLLLFYTLQRLNGQKWLTRN
- a CDS encoding cation:proton antiporter translates to MDPSFALTLQIVITVVAGITAQVIAEYLKVPSIVFLLIFGIALGSDGWEILQPQSLGIGLEVLVALSVAIILFEGGLSLSGRELGRVSGSLRNLVTLGTSITLIGGGMAAHWLGEFPWPIAFLYASLVVVTGPTVIGPLLKQVAVDRRVATLLEGEGVLIDPVGAILAVVVLNTIIDSHARPMEIITGLTLRLGIGAAIGIAGGGLLSFIIKTCNFLTFELKNLVVLAGVWGLFGLSQFSRSESGLMAVVMAGIVLKAAAVPDERLLRRFKGQLTTLCVSVLFILLAADLSIASVIALGWGSVLTVLVLMLVVRPLSVALCTLKSDLNWRHKLFIAWVAPRGIVSASVASLFAILLTRAGINGGEAIKALVFLTILMTVFIQGLTARWVAKGLKITSSAATGAVIVGCNPLGRLIGCLFQEQGENVVLIDTDARACQQAKEDGLTVLQSSALDTKILQEAGIESMGTFLVLTNNSEVNLVLAQRASEEFHPPRLLAAFAGTPNPDKNKVNQVFLPSFSVKEWNQYLDDNQIKLGKTIFKADDLSEQQTRLTKLIENGELLPLLLRRDNSLQVVTEREEWRTGDELIYILRDLRPQLLKRLSGTVRTRLSLEILPEVEIATSR